The genomic window GCCCAATCTTATTTTCCGCAGTAACCACAACCTCTTTACTGATACTTGCATTCTTTATCATCCCTGCCTCCTCTTATTTTTTGTAGTCGGTTTTGCTTTCTTTTTCTGCATTGCTTTGCCACAGCACCAAAGAGTCTTCCTAGATACACCAAAATTACTTATTATTACCTCTCTACCACAAGGAACGCAAACCAATTTTGCACCTTTCTTCGCTTTTACTTTTGCCCTTACCATTGTTTCCTCCTTTCTATTTATAAACTATATTCTATTAACCAATCTTTAGCTTTTTGAATATCATCAAAAGCAGAAAACTTCCTGTCTGACGAATACGATAGGATATCAATAAAAAGTTTCAGACGTTCTCCAGGCGCAACAATAGCAGAGGCTTTTATATATGGTTTATTATGCTTAACGAATTCTTGCATTGCCAGAAATACATCGGGAATATATAAATTTTCATTATTAATGTCCGCTAGAGCCAAAACAGAATATTTTGGCTGTTCTTTAATGATATTTTTGCTTTTCTCTATGACTCCTAAAGCATGGTTTTTACTACAGTTTGATAAATCTATAAATAGAATATTTTTATTTTTATAAGTAATGAAACTGGCTCTTTCCATATTGTTAGACCCTATTATTAATTTTTTCTCCAGTTTTTTTACATACTTCCCTGATTAAGATCCGATATTCTCCTGGCCTTTAAACCGCTTGAACCATCATCGTAATAAACAACTGTAACCGGATCAGATTGCTCAATATCAGAAAGAGATATTGTTTGAGCGCCTCTTGTAATCTCAGCTTCACTGGGAACAATAATATTAATCTCATCCGCCTCTCCTGAAATAAGGCTGGAATAGTTTACGGTGATTATTGATTTTACCCAATCCATATCAACTACTGTACCAGAAACAGTTTTCTGAACTTGGTCATTATCAAACGCCCATCCACAGACTGCTACCATAAAAAACAGAATAAAAATAATCGCTACCCGGATTATACCCATACCTAAAACTCCTTTATTAAATGAAAACGTCCAAAAAAAGTGACACCCTCTAACAAATAAAGCAACTCCCTTCTTTATAGAGAATTGCCTTAAAAACTTATCTATTCAAATTCCATATTTTTCCTTTTTAATGCTTATTTGGAATTAGAATGAATATTGCCTAATTGTTAAAAATTACCTTCTTACTAAAATATACTCTTTCTTGCTAAAAAAATAAAGAACTTTTTCTTATTATTACTGATTATTAACTTTCCTACATAAATAAATCCAGAACTTTTCTAATAAACTGGTTGAAAATTGTTACTTCGCCCCGGCATCTTCAAGTAATTGCGCTGTATCCATGTGGTTTTTTGATTTAGCTGCCCCTAAAACTGAATAGCCAGAAGAATCTTTGATATTAATATCCGCACCTTTATCTATCAGTAGTTTTACGGTATCATTATGGCCCAAAAATGCCGCCCTCCACAAAGCTGTTGCGCTACCAGGCCCCCTAGTATCTATAGTCGCACCTTTATCTATTAAAATCCTGGCGACTTCGGTGTTGCCAAACGATGCCGCCCACAGAAGAGGTGTCCAACCATCAGAATCCTTAACATTAACATCTGCGCCTTTGTCTATAAGTAATTTTGCGATTTCCGGATAACCTTTAAACGAAGCCTGTATCAAAGCTGTCGTTTCGTTAGAGCTTTTAACATCCACCTTTGCGCCTTTAGACAACAAAAGTTTGGCAATTTCGGTATAACCATAAGATGTTGCCCACATTAAAGGTGTCCAACCATCAAGAGTTTTAACAACATTCACATCCGCACCTTCGGATATAAATTCACTAACTTTTCGGAGATCATTATTCCTTAATGCGCGCATCAACTCATCGTTAATATCTGCCAAACAAAGCGCAGGAATCAGCATTATGCTCAAAGTAAAAATAGAAAAAATCCTGACTATTTTTTTCATATTTTTCCTCCTTTTATCACCACAATCACACTTTCGCTTTATATGATATTAGCTAATAGATTATTTCTTTAGCTTTTTGACAGCTTCTTGCACTTCTGAACTGTTTACGATATTCATGAATTTAGGATTTTTCAATAAGGCCTGGATATCGCCTTTTTTTGCTGCAGCCTGAAGTTGAGGATCGCTAGCCATTTGCTGAAACCCGGGATCTTTAGCCAATCCCGTAATAATAGCTGCGTTTTTCGGATTTTTCATTAACCTCTGTCCGTAAGAAGGAGGCTGGGATTGAACTGGATTATTCGCCTCAACGGTAGGCTCAATAGGTGTGGGTAAAGTATAATTTGCTGACTCAATTTTAATAACCTTTTCTCCCGCTACTTTTGTTTCTCCGAAAGCATAGGTATTTATAGTATAAACACCGTTTACATAAGAAAGTATTTCGCCATTAATTACACTGCCGTCAGCTAGCTCAATCTTGCTTAACTGTCCACAATAAACAGATATATTTAACGCTAAAATTAACAAGCAAAAAATAATAATTTTTTTCAAGTATACCGCCTTTTAATTATTTTACCTTAAACAAAAACTCCTTGCAACATAATTTGCTGCAAGGAGTTAACAGGCTCGCATTGTAAAAAATTTTCATAACTGGTTACATCCAGAAAACACAAGTGACCAGTTTAACGAATTTGCCTAAATTGACTAAAAGATCTCTTTAATTACGCATAAGTTTTGGATTTTGACTTCTATTCCCTTAACATTTTCAAAGGTAGATGTTATAACGAGTAGAAAATGCTAGTTAGGCCTATTTACAGGGAAATTTGTAAAAAAATTCATAGGAAGAACAAACCTGAAAGTTTCTGAAATTTCATTAGGTGCTTCTGGTTTTTGGGGAGACAAATACTTCTCTGAGAAAAAGGCTTCGGCTATAGTAAATGAGGCTTTTGCGCGGGGAGTTAATTTTTTCGATACAGGACACAACTATTCGAATTTTAACGCAGAGCCTCGTCTTGGCCGGATTATTAAAGAAATACTGTCAAAAAATGACCGATCAAGCATTATTATTTCTACGAAAGGCGGGACTATTATTGACACCGGTCAAGTTTTCCCATTTCAATACGTCAAAACCAAAGATTATTCTCCCGATGCCATAGAATTATCCTGCTCAGAGTCAATCAAAAATCTTAATTGCGGTTATTTGGATATTTTTCAACTTCAAGGAATGAGCAAAACATGGATTAATGGGCCGCTTATTGAAAGACTATTAGATATGAAACGAAAAGTAATGTTTCGATATCTAGGTGTAAATACACATAGCGAAGCGGAAATGCTGTTGATTTCAAAGCGGCCAGAGATATTCGATATGGTATTAATTGATTATGCGGAGGAGACGGAAGAAATATATTTATTTCTCAGTAAATTTGTTGTATAACAACGCAAATAAAAAACAACCTATACCGGCATCAAAGAATCCATAGGCTGTACCTATTAAACTACCAATAGGAGTTACTGAATAGCCAATGTAGTATGACTTTGCAATTAAAGCCGCTTCTTTACTACCATAGCCTAAAATCCCAAGCCATGTAAGCACAAACATGCTGACGCTCCACAGAATTCCTCCTGCAAGACCGAACGCTCTTACATTCAATTTCATAATCCACACCCCCCCTTATAATTTATAAATTACAATGGATAGAATTGAAGATCATAATACCTTGCTACTATTAATCCTTATCTGCGGCAAAGGTAAGCCTTCCTGCTTGAATCTCTTAATTAATTCTTCTCTTATTTCACAACGTAAATCCCATGCCTTAGATGAATCTGATGCTTTACACAATATCCTTAATACCATTGATTTCTCTGTAAAATCAACAACCTGTACTACAGCTATTCTTTCCGGAGTAGAATTCTTACTTATGCCTATAACTTCTTTAACCCATCCCTTAATTTTATCAACATCACATGTATAGTCTACATATATCATAACAGTTCCTATTAAAGATGGGTCCTTAATGGTCCAATTCTCGATAACTTCGTTTACCATTATGTTATTAGGAACGACTATCCTCCTATTATCCCAAGTACGTATAATAGTATGCATCAGTGCTATTTCTTCTACCCACCCCCAATCGTTCCTAAAGATAACCGCGTCATCTAAACGAACCGGCTGAGAAAAAGAAATACAGATGCCACCAATAATATTAGAAAGGGTATTTTGGGCTGCCATACCTATAGCTATGCCTGCAATTCCTGCAGAAGCTAAAAGCGCTGTACCTATATGGCGCATCTGCTGAAACTGCTGAAGAAAAACAACAAAAGCAAATAAATAAATGCTAGTCTCAATAATTCTACGAATTACTGTAATCTTGGTCTCAATTGCAGAAACTCCTAAAATCCCGGCTTTTTTAAATCTTGTTATAATTCTTCTCTGCAGATGATATAGCAATACGGCTACTATTTTAGTCAGGATGACTGCAGTTAAAGCAATGATAAAAGATACCCATATCTTAGGAAATGCGTTATGCCTTATAATTACATTAATAGTATGCGAAATCTTATCAAACATAATCCCTCCATTACTTTAGTTTTACTCCCCACAGGTATAGGTAATTATCTCTCAATTTACAAGCCCTATTATATAAAGAATGGGCTAAATTACAAGGATATTATTGGACATCAGAGATAAAGTTATAAAGTAGATTTGAGATATATCTAAAGACTCAAAACGAAAAGTTTTGAACAAAATTTCTGGATTTTTGTCCAATTTATCCATTTCTGTCACCCTTTCCAGGGGACATATAAATCATAACTACTTGTACCATATATAGTTACAGATGTCATCCTTCGGTTCAAGAAACTAATGCAACACCTTAACCTGCTATAATGGCAGGAGAAAGGAGTTGCTAATGATTAAATACCAAAGAATTACGTTCGTGGAGCGAGAAGAAATTAGCCGGTACATTGCTTCAGGATACAGTAGCCGGAAAATTGCTCAAAGCCTTAATCGGCTGCCAAGTACTATCTCTCGAGAAATTATTCGCTTGGGAGTTATAGGACGAAAATATTATCGGGCTATTTTCGCTCAACAACAATCAAACAAAATGCGCCATAAGTTACGTAAAAATCGTAAGTTTGATAACAACATCCCCTTGCGCGAAGTCGTGCTTTATTATTTAGCAAAAAACTGGTCACCGGAACAAATTGCCAAGAGCCTAATTATATTGTATCCTAATGACATGATTATGCGCGTATCTCATGAAACTATTTATTCGTACCTCTATATTCTACCACGCGGAGCATTAAAACGTGAAATAGTATCATCTTTAT from Candidatus Omnitrophota bacterium includes these protein-coding regions:
- a CDS encoding ankyrin repeat domain-containing protein, which codes for MKKIVRIFSIFTLSIMLIPALCLADINDELMRALRNNDLRKVSEFISEGADVNVVKTLDGWTPLMWATSYGYTEIAKLLLSKGAKVDVKSSNETTALIQASFKGYPEIAKLLIDKGADVNVKDSDGWTPLLWAASFGNTEVARILIDKGATIDTRGPGSATALWRAAFLGHNDTVKLLIDKGADINIKDSSGYSVLGAAKSKNHMDTAQLLEDAGAK
- a CDS encoding mechanosensitive ion channel family protein, with amino-acid sequence MFDKISHTINVIIRHNAFPKIWVSFIIALTAVILTKIVAVLLYHLQRRIITRFKKAGILGVSAIETKITVIRRIIETSIYLFAFVVFLQQFQQMRHIGTALLASAGIAGIAIGMAAQNTLSNIIGGICISFSQPVRLDDAVIFRNDWGWVEEIALMHTIIRTWDNRRIVVPNNIMVNEVIENWTIKDPSLIGTVMIYVDYTCDVDKIKGWVKEVIGISKNSTPERIAVVQVVDFTEKSMVLRILCKASDSSKAWDLRCEIREELIKRFKQEGLPLPQIRINSSKVL
- a CDS encoding helix-turn-helix domain-containing protein; amino-acid sequence: MIKYQRITFVEREEISRYIASGYSSRKIAQSLNRLPSTISREIIRLGVIGRKYYRAIFAQQQSNKMRHKLRKNRKFDNNIPLREVVLYYLAKNWSPEQIAKSLIILYPNDMIMRVSHETIYSYLYILPRGALKREIVSSL
- a CDS encoding bacteriophage holin; the protein is MKLNVRAFGLAGGILWSVSMFVLTWLGILGYGSKEAALIAKSYYIGYSVTPIGSLIGTAYGFFDAGIGCFLFALLYNKFTEK